From Candidatus Saganbacteria bacterium, a single genomic window includes:
- a CDS encoding sugar phosphate isomerase/epimerase, which translates to MKAVSSLVGWGKANARFNNNLLKVPGHPANRIVFSGIGDEAGLPIEAQIRAHKELGWEHIDLRLVPDVDGTAKNITLVQPEVFANVKKAILDAKMSVACFETSIANWNRPINGNFEIDVQELKSAIERMKPFGTTFIRIMSWQRVPEMALDITKDNVLARMDTLVTIAEQAKVTLLLENCAGWAGESPENFNWLVRTVDSPNLASLYDTGNPVSYLQDPMKMYLGVKEWTRYVHIKDCTNLSGKKGLEAYTYPGVGQGRVKDTIKDLLLSGYQGALVIEPHLAAVIHKGTTADPQILYDSYVNYGLRLQNLVKIVQREIAEGGIIK; encoded by the coding sequence GAACAGGATCGTTTTTTCGGGGATAGGAGATGAAGCGGGACTCCCTATCGAAGCGCAGATAAGGGCTCATAAAGAATTGGGATGGGAACATATCGATCTTCGCCTGGTGCCTGATGTCGACGGGACAGCAAAAAATATTACTTTAGTCCAGCCGGAAGTCTTTGCCAATGTTAAAAAGGCGATCCTAGATGCAAAAATGTCTGTCGCCTGTTTTGAGACCTCCATAGCAAACTGGAATAGGCCCATTAACGGCAATTTTGAAATAGATGTCCAAGAACTTAAATCGGCGATCGAAAGGATGAAACCGTTCGGCACTACTTTTATAAGGATAATGTCATGGCAGAGAGTTCCGGAAATGGCCCTTGATATTACGAAAGATAACGTTCTCGCCAGAATGGATACACTTGTTACTATCGCGGAACAAGCCAAGGTCACATTACTTCTTGAAAATTGCGCGGGGTGGGCCGGAGAATCCCCTGAAAATTTCAACTGGCTGGTCCGTACAGTTGACTCTCCTAATCTCGCCTCCCTTTACGATACGGGCAACCCTGTTTCATATCTGCAGGACCCGATGAAGATGTACCTGGGCGTAAAAGAATGGACGCGCTATGTTCATATAAAAGATTGTACAAACTTATCAGGAAAAAAAGGTTTGGAAGCTTACACTTATCCCGGGGTGGGCCAAGGCCGGGTAAAAGATACTATAAAAGATCTTCTCCTTTCCGGATATCAGGGGGCGCTTGTGATCGAGCCCCATCTCGCGGCGGTGATACATAAAGGCACGACCGCAGATCCTCAGATATTATATGACTCCTATGTAAATTATGGTCTCAGGCTTCAGAATTTAGTTAAAATTGTCCAGAGAGAGATCGCAGAAGGAGGAATAATAAAATGA
- a CDS encoding carbohydrate kinase family protein, with the protein MNISSIKAKPFSRADLSKSFIPQAFIKGRGGSFCGTTVVDQLLPVSGAPGEDKLVIATGERVMSTGGLVCNDAIAMRKLMPIPVQAVGLLGALDDGRIDGEGAWARAELQKHGIDVTGLVPMKSRSTSFTWIPTNDKTGKRGFIHNAGACSVFDGSTFPFDKTWDQSIAFIGYMNLLPALYANEGRGAAELFQEIHRRKGSLIGVDFTDIYDNEFKDVFAASARNVDFMIINETSLAKATDIDFSAPGDDVDGDKLLSAAQTVIEQNPTLNWLAIHWPKGGLFYRNDHLAVAFPAYQRDQKEIAGTTGAGDNWAAGFLAAAYYGNGPLYALALGTAAASKSLEHISATGASGSFQELHSLMKKCGHKPLAAGLAQFALPDSELTWNMP; encoded by the coding sequence ATGAACATTAGCTCAATAAAAGCGAAGCCGTTCAGCAGAGCCGATCTTTCAAAGTCTTTTATTCCGCAGGCGTTCATAAAAGGAAGGGGGGGTTCTTTTTGCGGGACCACTGTTGTTGACCAGCTCCTCCCGGTAAGCGGCGCCCCGGGTGAAGATAAACTTGTGATAGCAACAGGGGAAAGGGTCATGTCCACAGGCGGACTCGTGTGCAATGACGCTATTGCCATGAGGAAATTAATGCCCATCCCTGTACAGGCAGTAGGGCTTTTGGGAGCTCTTGATGACGGCAGGATCGACGGTGAAGGGGCTTGGGCCCGGGCCGAATTGCAAAAACACGGGATAGATGTTACCGGGCTTGTTCCCATGAAAAGCAGGTCCACGTCTTTTACCTGGATACCGACAAATGATAAGACCGGCAAAAGAGGTTTTATCCACAACGCAGGCGCCTGCAGCGTGTTCGACGGATCAACTTTTCCTTTTGACAAGACCTGGGACCAATCGATCGCGTTTATCGGTTACATGAACCTTCTTCCCGCGCTGTATGCCAACGAAGGAAGAGGAGCTGCCGAACTTTTTCAGGAGATCCACAGAAGAAAGGGCTCATTGATCGGTGTTGATTTTACTGATATCTATGATAATGAATTCAAGGACGTTTTCGCGGCATCAGCCCGGAATGTAGATTTCATGATCATAAATGAGACTTCTCTGGCCAAAGCAACGGACATCGATTTCTCAGCCCCGGGAGATGACGTTGACGGCGACAAGCTTTTGTCTGCCGCACAAACTGTCATTGAACAAAACCCTACACTGAACTGGCTGGCGATCCACTGGCCGAAAGGCGGATTGTTCTACAGAAACGACCATCTTGCAGTAGCATTCCCGGCTTACCAACGCGATCAAAAAGAGATAGCAGGAACAACAGGAGCAGGAGACAACTGGGCTGCAGGGTTTCTGGCAGCCGCATATTACGGCAATGGGCCTTTGTACGCGCTTGCTCTCGGGACGGCAGCGGCATCTAAGTCATTAGAGCATATTTCCGCTACAGGAGCTTCCGGAAGCTTTCAGGAACTTCACTCTCTGATGAAAAAATGCGGCCACAAACCATTGGCGGCCGGATTGGCCCAGTTCGCTCTGCCGGATTCTGAATTGACCTGGAATATGCCATGA
- a CDS encoding endonuclease Q family protein — MKFTADFHIHSKYSRATSKDMDLDHISKWAKLKGIDLMGTGDFTHPLWLAELKKKLRPDDGGLFDFNGTKFILTTEVCNIFHQNGKLRKVHTMIFAPSLKVVEKINLELGRLANLMSDGRPIFTFPVKKLAEIALTASPDCLVIPCHAWTPWFSIFGSMSGFDSIEECFEEYSRNIFAIETGLSSDPAMNWRLSGLDRLNLISNSDAHSPSKIGREANIFDTELTYKGVYDALKKKDPKKFLMTVEFFPEEGKYHYDGHRTCQVRLSPKETKSNNKKCPKCGRVVTVGVMNRIDELADREEGFVLENAIPFRSLIPLQEIIAEILDKGVDTISVKNEYMKMINTFGSELGILLDTPLDSLARLMPERTVEGVKRVREGKINILPGYDGEYGKISIFNGEAVKKKVQMGLF; from the coding sequence ATGAAATTCACAGCTGACTTCCATATACATTCCAAATACAGCCGCGCCACGTCAAAGGACATGGACCTCGATCATATAAGCAAGTGGGCGAAACTTAAAGGGATCGATCTGATGGGGACTGGCGACTTCACCCATCCTCTCTGGCTGGCGGAACTCAAGAAAAAGCTCCGGCCCGATGATGGGGGTTTGTTTGATTTCAACGGGACAAAATTCATCCTGACAACGGAGGTCTGCAACATCTTTCACCAGAACGGAAAACTGAGAAAGGTCCACACGATGATATTCGCTCCGTCGCTCAAGGTTGTAGAAAAAATCAACCTTGAGCTTGGCAGGCTCGCTAATCTTATGTCGGATGGACGGCCGATATTCACGTTCCCCGTGAAAAAACTCGCGGAAATAGCTCTCACAGCTTCACCGGACTGCCTGGTCATACCTTGCCATGCCTGGACACCATGGTTCTCGATATTCGGATCGATGAGCGGTTTTGACTCGATCGAGGAATGTTTTGAAGAATATTCAAGGAACATCTTTGCGATAGAAACGGGGCTTTCCTCAGATCCTGCGATGAACTGGAGGCTCAGCGGACTCGACCGTCTCAACCTGATATCCAACTCCGATGCACATTCGCCCTCAAAGATCGGACGCGAGGCGAATATCTTTGACACGGAACTCACATATAAAGGCGTCTATGATGCACTGAAAAAAAAAGACCCGAAAAAATTCCTGATGACGGTAGAGTTTTTCCCCGAAGAAGGAAAATACCACTATGACGGCCACCGGACGTGCCAGGTCCGCCTGTCACCGAAAGAGACGAAAAGCAACAATAAAAAATGTCCCAAATGCGGAAGGGTTGTGACTGTCGGCGTGATGAACAGGATCGATGAACTGGCGGACAGGGAAGAAGGCTTTGTTCTGGAGAACGCTATCCCTTTCAGAAGTCTGATACCTCTGCAGGAAATAATCGCCGAGATACTTGATAAAGGCGTCGATACAATTTCGGTAAAGAACGAATATATGAAGATGATCAATACTTTCGGCAGCGAGCTCGGCATCCTTCTTGATACTCCTCTGGACAGCCTTGCACGCCTGATGCCGGAAAGGACAGTCGAAGGGGTAAAAAGGGTCCGTGAAGGTAAAATAAACATTCTGCCGGGCTATGACGGAGAGTACGGAAAGATAAGCATCTTTAACGGTGAAGCAGTAAAAAAGAAAGTTCAGATGGGGCTGTTTTAA
- the tgt gene encoding tRNA guanosine(34) transglycosylase Tgt produces the protein MFKFEILKKSKTSRARIGRLHTSHGVVETPNFIPCGTQGTVKAMTPEMLKEIWTQIVLANTYHLYLRPGPEIIKKAGGLHKFMSWDGPILTDSGGFQIFSLLDIRKVTDDGVEFSSYINGSKHFLTPEKIVEAQLDFGSDIIMPLDECLEYPSDKSKAKKALDRTLRWAKRSQKAKAEGGRLKAEEGELFGIVQGSTFADLRKRSAEEISGLGFKGFGIGGLSVNEPNELMYEMLDVQVPLLPEEAPKHLLGVGYPDDIKKAVELGCDLFDCVMPSRLGRHGAFLTDEGKKVIRNNKFTEDFSPLDENCDCYACKNFTRAYIRHLFIAREILGVMLLTTHNLRYMMRLMGKIRNEIHS, from the coding sequence ATGTTCAAGTTCGAAATCCTCAAGAAATCAAAGACCTCACGTGCCAGAATCGGAAGACTCCATACTTCACACGGTGTCGTGGAAACGCCTAATTTTATCCCCTGCGGCACACAGGGCACCGTCAAGGCGATGACGCCGGAGATGCTGAAAGAAATCTGGACGCAGATCGTCCTGGCCAACACCTACCATCTTTACCTGAGGCCGGGCCCGGAAATAATAAAAAAAGCCGGCGGCCTCCACAAGTTCATGTCATGGGATGGGCCGATACTGACGGACAGCGGAGGGTTCCAGATATTCAGCCTTCTCGATATCAGGAAAGTGACTGATGACGGGGTCGAATTCTCGTCATACATAAACGGCTCAAAACATTTTTTGACCCCGGAAAAAATTGTTGAAGCGCAGCTGGACTTCGGTTCAGACATCATAATGCCTCTTGATGAATGCCTCGAGTATCCTTCGGACAAGTCAAAAGCAAAGAAAGCGCTCGACAGGACATTGAGATGGGCGAAAAGAAGTCAGAAGGCAAAGGCGGAAGGCGGAAGGCTGAAGGCTGAAGAAGGAGAACTATTTGGGATCGTGCAGGGGAGCACATTTGCAGATCTCAGAAAGCGATCGGCAGAAGAAATATCCGGTTTAGGTTTCAAGGGTTTCGGGATAGGGGGGCTGAGCGTCAACGAACCAAATGAACTGATGTATGAAATGCTCGACGTGCAGGTCCCTCTGCTTCCCGAAGAAGCGCCGAAGCATCTTCTCGGAGTGGGATATCCGGATGACATCAAAAAAGCGGTCGAGTTAGGATGCGACCTGTTCGACTGCGTGATGCCGTCGCGCCTTGGCCGCCACGGCGCCTTCCTTACAGATGAAGGCAAGAAAGTAATAAGGAATAATAAATTTACGGAGGACTTTTCACCTCTCGATGAGAACTGCGACTGCTATGCATGTAAAAATTTTACGAGAGCTTATATAAGGCATCTTTTCATAGCAAGAGAGATACTCGGAGTGATGCTGCTGACGACACACAATCTGAGGTATATGATGAGATTGATGGGGAAAATAAGGAATGAAATTCACAGCTGA
- a CDS encoding SUMF1/EgtB/PvdO family nonheme iron enzyme encodes MTNSIRGIMSGWTSGGKPVSSRDFRAALSGADRIMRGNKVVLSRIEIPAFVKITEKSFRIMKDELTIGQFGQFVSSAEYEIAGQNARSLKQTLAGTDQSITATYISLNDGLAYAEWLSEMTGRSFRLPTEKEWLYAAAKVRCQLSGRNWEWTKTPISRKLFFLRRLTLECHSFNLAGLRFKSHAVRLLEDLNR; translated from the coding sequence ATGACGAACAGTATTAGAGGGATCATGAGCGGATGGACAAGCGGGGGGAAACCAGTATCAAGTCGAGACTTTAGAGCCGCATTATCAGGAGCAGATAGAATAATGCGAGGGAATAAGGTAGTCTTATCGCGCATAGAAATACCGGCGTTCGTAAAAATTACCGAAAAGTCTTTTAGAATAATGAAAGACGAGCTGACAATAGGCCAATTCGGCCAATTTGTTAGTAGTGCAGAATACGAGATTGCTGGCCAAAACGCGAGATCCCTAAAACAAACTCTTGCCGGAACAGATCAAAGCATAACGGCAACATATATAAGCTTGAATGACGGCCTGGCATATGCTGAATGGTTGAGCGAAATGACCGGAAGAAGTTTTAGGCTTCCAACCGAAAAAGAATGGTTATATGCTGCGGCAAAAGTCAGATGCCAACTATCCGGAAGAAATTGGGAATGGACAAAAACCCCGATATCGCGAAAACTTTTTTTTCTTCGCCGCTTGACCCTCGAATGCCACAGCTTCAATCTTGCAGGGCTTCGCTTCAAGAGTCACGCGGTTCGACTTCTCGAGGACTTAAACCGTTAA
- a CDS encoding AbrB/MazE/SpoVT family DNA-binding domain-containing protein, whose product MTIKTTVSKRGQTAVPAEICNKYGIKAGQKIAWLDLGNMVSVVPVPENPIKSFRGSSSGLYKTLISERKKERKREKD is encoded by the coding sequence ATGACAATAAAGACCACAGTATCAAAAAGAGGCCAGACAGCTGTTCCGGCTGAGATCTGCAACAAGTACGGAATAAAAGCGGGACAAAAGATAGCGTGGCTCGATCTCGGGAATATGGTCAGCGTGGTCCCCGTACCGGAAAATCCAATAAAATCATTCCGCGGGAGTTCAAGTGGTCTGTATAAGACCCTTATCAGCGAAAGGAAAAAAGAAAGAAAACGTGAAAAAGACTAG
- a CDS encoding type II toxin-antitoxin system VapC family toxin translates to MKKTRSFVLDTSAVFCLKDNENGASKVEDIIKSCAKGQCEIYISFMTLMEYYYISTIRLGEDSARQAYHQLTLLPFIVIESDEELGLAAAELKANHNISVADSWIAAIALKTNSVLVHRDPEFGSISKHVKCLALPYK, encoded by the coding sequence GTGAAAAAGACTAGGTCATTCGTCCTTGACACCTCGGCAGTCTTCTGCCTTAAAGACAACGAGAACGGCGCCTCAAAGGTAGAGGATATTATAAAGTCGTGCGCCAAGGGGCAGTGCGAAATATATATTTCCTTTATGACCCTTATGGAGTATTACTATATCAGCACCATCCGGCTCGGCGAAGACTCGGCACGCCAGGCTTATCATCAACTGACCTTGCTTCCTTTTATTGTCATAGAAAGCGATGAAGAACTCGGCCTTGCAGCCGCGGAATTGAAAGCAAACCACAATATTTCCGTCGCCGATTCCTGGATAGCCGCGATCGCGCTAAAGACAAACTCTGTTCTTGTCCATCGGGACCCTGAGTTTGGATCTATTTCTAAACATGTGAAGTGTCTTGCCCTGCCGTATAAATAA
- the queA gene encoding tRNA preQ1(34) S-adenosylmethionine ribosyltransferase-isomerase QueA: MTLTSEFDYPLPEDLIASKPLGKRDSSRLMIIDRESRETAHKKFSDLPDYLQKGDLLILNDTKVIPARLFGRKVNGGGKVEVLLLKKILFEENTWECLVQPAKRVKKGYEIDFEKCRGTVIKEVDDLRRIIKFDCEGDLNSLLEEIGKVPLPPYISQRLDEPQRNSSEMKERYQTVYAKKEGASAAPTAGLHFTKELLVAIETKGVEMASITLHPGVGTFKPVTAERIEDHEMFEEEYEIGPEVEFYINKAKKDKHKVVAVGTTVVRTLEDCFLKHGKVKETKDSAKIFIYPPFKFNVVDRMITNFHFPKSTLLMLVSAFAGNETIKRAYETAIKERYRFYSFGDAMLIL; encoded by the coding sequence ATGACACTTACCAGCGAATTTGACTATCCTCTCCCCGAGGACCTGATAGCATCAAAGCCTTTGGGAAAAAGGGATTCCTCGCGGCTGATGATCATTGACAGGGAAAGCCGCGAAACAGCGCATAAAAAATTTTCAGACCTCCCGGACTATTTGCAAAAAGGCGATCTCCTGATATTAAATGACACTAAAGTGATCCCTGCCAGGCTGTTCGGCAGGAAAGTAAACGGCGGCGGTAAGGTCGAAGTCCTTCTGCTAAAGAAGATATTGTTTGAAGAGAACACATGGGAATGTCTTGTGCAGCCCGCAAAAAGAGTAAAGAAGGGATATGAGATAGATTTTGAAAAGTGCAGAGGAACCGTTATCAAAGAGGTCGATGATCTGAGGCGGATAATAAAGTTCGACTGCGAAGGCGATCTTAATTCATTGCTGGAAGAGATCGGCAAAGTCCCCCTGCCGCCGTATATAAGCCAGAGGCTCGATGAACCGCAAAGGAATTCTTCCGAAATGAAAGAGCGCTACCAGACGGTCTACGCGAAAAAGGAAGGTGCCTCTGCCGCTCCGACAGCCGGGCTTCATTTTACGAAAGAACTGCTTGTCGCCATTGAGACAAAAGGCGTCGAGATGGCGAGCATCACTCTTCACCCGGGCGTCGGAACGTTCAAACCAGTCACCGCGGAGAGAATAGAAGACCACGAGATGTTCGAAGAGGAATACGAGATAGGCCCTGAAGTCGAGTTCTATATAAACAAGGCAAAAAAAGACAAGCATAAAGTGGTCGCTGTCGGGACGACCGTTGTCCGAACACTCGAGGATTGTTTTTTAAAACATGGGAAGGTTAAAGAAACAAAGGACAGCGCAAAAATATTCATATACCCGCCTTTTAAATTCAACGTTGTCGACCGGATGATAACCAATTTCCACTTTCCCAAGTCTACTCTGCTCATGCTTGTGAGTGCTTTTGCGGGAAATGAAACTATAAAGCGCGCGTATGAGACTGCGATAAAAGAAAGATACCGCTTTTATTCCTTCGGCGATGCGATGCTGATACTGTAG
- a CDS encoding energy transducer TonB produces MLYKERLTGMRLSRIPEVDLSVVIAMFLLITFAWGVAKLESSFVKVERVVPVFTVSTELSVMPVIEAKTNKNAVKVGSFMSLAKPSAAAAPKTAVIDKAGSAASENMVLSQASPASAGIFPPKIVYRSIPDYPVKAIEGGMQGTAVVKIFILKNGRVGDAVLEQTSGHEILDRSAIAGVSQWRFEPAVSQKEAIEAWFKIPVKFQLKS; encoded by the coding sequence ATGTTATACAAAGAAAGACTGACCGGGATGAGACTGTCGAGGATCCCCGAAGTCGACCTGTCCGTAGTAATAGCGATGTTCCTGCTGATCACTTTCGCGTGGGGAGTGGCAAAGCTGGAAAGCTCTTTCGTGAAAGTCGAGAGGGTGGTCCCGGTATTTACGGTCTCGACCGAGCTTTCGGTCATGCCTGTGATAGAAGCAAAGACAAATAAGAACGCGGTAAAAGTCGGCAGTTTCATGAGCCTGGCAAAGCCTTCGGCCGCCGCCGCTCCTAAAACAGCAGTAATCGACAAAGCAGGAAGCGCGGCTTCTGAGAACATGGTGCTTTCTCAGGCATCCCCGGCATCTGCGGGCATATTCCCGCCAAAAATAGTTTATAGATCTATTCCGGATTATCCGGTCAAGGCGATCGAAGGCGGGATGCAGGGGACCGCTGTCGTTAAGATATTCATACTGAAGAACGGAAGAGTGGGGGACGCCGTTCTTGAACAGACATCCGGACACGAGATACTGGACAGGTCGGCGATAGCAGGGGTCTCGCAGTGGAGATTTGAACCGGCCGTCAGCCAGAAAGAAGCCATAGAAGCCTGGTTCAAGATCCCGGTGAAGTTCCAGCTAAAATCATAA
- a CDS encoding TonB-dependent receptor, with protein sequence MKKAICLLFLPLFFAPVLAADAPVFYGDKVVVTAQKRPLLLSRTFENVTVISSREIEASGSLTVSDALKRSSIVYVKNNGGLGGVSTIKLKSASSEQILVLLDGVRLNSSLLGMTDLNDIPASYIDRIEVVAEPISSIYGSDAMGGVINIITKKEEKNPVSVSIAGGSFGELDSRISFSGKMGKATGYASLGYLKTDGFRTNSDYKGQDLLVNINIADALDIKYTTKTSDRGNPGVPTSDTDPTSSSTPNDRQSDLTSTVNITFDPVKKGPFVPKLILSQSESDERVHYEDWFVSGLFYDDRYFSRVTQAELLSVIKTSRHSSVTAGVEMKRNYGESALADTHAIDNAAAYFNADIGEDLPASLGISARYDSNSSFGQTFNPKLSVMANLGAGTVVRTTIGQAFRAPTINELYWNDPSFFTFGNPNLKPETSRAVNIGIEKEIKGFSAKLNYYSTKISDMIRWSQTGLFSWSPVNIDRAKIEGWQLDMEKEITDNTFIFGSYVNELDINDVTSNILTYSPRQRINLGFSIKGGELYYSANYRYVSSVFTDTLNTSALNPYQVVDVGIMEKIWAAEVSLNVSNVFNTTYFESVGTSPVDWKERGYPMPGRTIRLGVRI encoded by the coding sequence ATGAAAAAGGCGATCTGCTTATTGTTCCTGCCTCTGTTTTTTGCCCCGGTCCTCGCAGCCGATGCCCCTGTATTTTACGGAGACAAGGTCGTTGTGACCGCTCAGAAAAGGCCTCTTCTTTTGAGCAGGACGTTCGAGAATGTGACGGTCATCTCTTCAAGGGAGATCGAAGCCTCGGGCTCGCTTACAGTTTCCGACGCGCTCAAAAGGTCCAGCATAGTATATGTAAAGAACAACGGAGGCCTGGGAGGAGTATCCACGATCAAACTGAAAAGCGCTTCGTCGGAACAGATCCTAGTGCTTCTTGACGGCGTCAGGTTGAATTCCTCGCTTCTCGGCATGACCGACCTGAACGATATTCCGGCCTCGTACATAGACAGGATCGAGGTAGTCGCGGAGCCGATCTCATCCATCTACGGGTCTGATGCGATGGGCGGCGTGATAAACATAATCACAAAGAAGGAAGAGAAAAACCCTGTTTCAGTTTCTATTGCCGGAGGAAGCTTTGGCGAACTTGATTCCAGAATTTCTTTTTCAGGAAAGATGGGGAAAGCGACAGGATATGCGTCTTTAGGATATTTAAAGACCGACGGTTTCAGGACTAACAGCGACTATAAAGGACAGGACCTTTTAGTCAACATCAACATAGCGGATGCGTTAGATATTAAATACACGACAAAAACATCGGACAGAGGCAATCCCGGGGTCCCGACATCCGATACCGATCCGACATCATCTTCTACCCCGAATGACAGGCAGAGCGACCTGACATCTACCGTGAACATCACATTTGATCCTGTCAAAAAAGGACCCTTTGTGCCGAAGCTCATCCTGTCGCAGAGCGAATCGGACGAAAGAGTGCATTATGAAGACTGGTTTGTCAGCGGACTTTTTTATGATGACAGGTATTTCAGCCGGGTCACCCAGGCAGAGCTTTTATCGGTAATAAAAACAAGCCGGCATTCTTCCGTGACCGCAGGGGTAGAGATGAAAAGGAATTACGGGGAAAGCGCCCTCGCAGATACCCATGCCATAGATAATGCCGCCGCGTATTTTAACGCGGATATCGGAGAAGACCTCCCGGCGAGCCTGGGGATCTCGGCAAGATATGATTCAAACTCTTCGTTCGGCCAGACATTCAACCCAAAGCTCAGCGTCATGGCAAACCTCGGGGCGGGGACGGTAGTAAGGACAACGATCGGCCAGGCGTTCCGCGCCCCGACGATAAACGAGCTTTACTGGAACGATCCGTCTTTCTTTACATTCGGAAATCCAAATTTAAAACCGGAGACGTCAAGGGCGGTCAATATCGGAATAGAAAAAGAAATAAAAGGTTTTTCGGCCAAGCTCAATTACTATTCCACAAAAATATCGGATATGATCAGATGGTCGCAGACAGGGCTTTTCAGCTGGTCTCCGGTGAATATTGACAGGGCAAAGATAGAGGGCTGGCAGCTGGACATGGAAAAGGAAATCACAGACAATACATTTATTTTCGGCAGTTATGTCAATGAGCTTGATATTAACGATGTGACTTCCAATATACTGACATACAGTCCGAGACAGAGGATAAATCTGGGCTTTTCAATAAAAGGCGGGGAGCTTTATTACTCCGCTAATTACAGGTATGTCTCAAGCGTGTTCACTGATACTCTTAATACAAGCGCTTTAAACCCATACCAGGTTGTGGATGTCGGGATTATGGAAAAGATATGGGCTGCAGAAGTATCCCTTAATGTCAGCAATGTCTTTAATACCACATATTTTGAGTCTGTGGGCACAAGCCCCGTGGACTGGAAGGAGAGAGGCTATCCGATGCCCGGCAGGACAATACGATTAGGGGTGCGGATCTAA
- the rsmI gene encoding 16S rRNA (cytidine(1402)-2'-O)-methyltransferase, with the protein MASLFVCATPIGNLEDSSLRLIRTLKEADLIAAEDTRQTKKLLEHFEIRTKTTSYHKFNIKEKSKYLIGQLLDGKNVALVSDAGMPGISDPGEELIKEAIDNNIQVVVIPGPSAIINALAGSGLSTKRFVFEGFLPSEGKGRRRILRKLVDEERTVIIYESPHRLLKTLKDIKDILGDRNICIARELTKKFEEIFRGTVEEATEHFSSKEILGEITIVIAGATS; encoded by the coding sequence ATGGCATCGCTCTTTGTCTGCGCCACTCCTATCGGCAACCTTGAGGACTCATCACTCCGCCTGATAAGGACGCTCAAAGAAGCAGACCTGATCGCGGCGGAGGACACAAGACAGACAAAAAAGCTCCTTGAACATTTTGAGATCAGGACAAAGACGACCTCATATCACAAGTTCAACATAAAAGAAAAATCCAAATATTTGATCGGCCAGCTTCTTGACGGGAAGAATGTTGCACTGGTCAGCGATGCGGGCATGCCCGGGATATCCGACCCAGGAGAAGAGCTTATAAAGGAAGCTATAGATAACAATATCCAGGTCGTTGTCATCCCGGGCCCGTCCGCTATCATCAACGCGCTGGCTGGGTCAGGGCTGAGCACAAAAAGGTTCGTTTTTGAAGGGTTCCTCCCGAGCGAGGGAAAAGGCAGGAGAAGAATATTACGAAAACTGGTCGATGAAGAAAGAACGGTAATTATTTACGAATCCCCGCACAGGCTTTTGAAAACACTTAAAGACATCAAGGATATTTTGGGGGACAGAAATATCTGCATTGCCAGAGAACTTACCAAAAAATTTGAGGAAATATTCAGGGGAACGGTTGAAGAGGCAACGGAGCATTTTTCAAGCAAAGAAATACTCGGAGAAATTACGATCGTGATAGCAGGTGCAACCTCTTGA
- a CDS encoding polymer-forming cytoskeletal protein: MFDAKQGAGQGMIGSIIGEDTTVKGEIKTTGSFRLDGTLEGNVNSAAEVYISAKGTVHGNVEGKNVIVAGQVKGNVASKESVEIKKNGKIFGDISGNRLSVDEGASYRGKVTMGEVKEFAGEEIKEDTFSDKVKEIIGL, translated from the coding sequence ATGTTTGACGCAAAGCAGGGAGCAGGACAAGGGATGATAGGTTCGATAATCGGGGAAGACACAACAGTAAAAGGCGAGATCAAGACTACCGGCTCGTTCAGGCTGGACGGGACGCTGGAAGGAAATGTGAATAGTGCCGCCGAGGTCTATATTTCGGCGAAGGGGACCGTCCATGGGAACGTCGAAGGAAAGAACGTAATAGTGGCAGGCCAGGTAAAAGGCAATGTCGCTTCCAAGGAAAGCGTCGAGATAAAAAAGAACGGCAAAATATTCGGGGATATATCCGGCAACCGGCTCTCGGTCGACGAGGGCGCTTCGTACAGGGGTAAAGTGACGATGGGAGAAGTGAAAGAATTTGCCGGCGAAGAAATAAAGGAAGACACGTTCTCGGATAAGGTCAAAGAGATCATAGGCCTTTAA